One genomic segment of Melospiza melodia melodia isolate bMelMel2 chromosome 22, bMelMel2.pri, whole genome shotgun sequence includes these proteins:
- the CACFD1 gene encoding calcium channel flower homolog — MSSQDEQLPAAAAAAAEAPEAAAADEGMTWWYRWLCRIAGVIGGMSCAISGLWNCVTINPLNIAAGVWMMFNAFVLFLCEAPFCCQFIEFANAVAARADRLRAWQKAAFYCGMAVFPVILSLTLTTLLGNAIAFATGVLYGMSALGKKGDAISYARIHQQQKQMDEEKLTGSLEGQAL; from the exons ATGAGCTCGCAGGatgagcagctcccagcagcagcagcagcagcagcagaagccccCGAGGCAGCAGCGGCCGATGAGGGCATGACCTGGTGGTACAGGTGGCTCTGCAGGATTGCCGGGGTCATCGGGGGCATGT CCTGTGCCATTTCTGGTCTCTGGAACTGTGTCACCATCAACCCCCTGAACATTGCAGCCGGCGTGTGGATGAT GTTCAACGCCTTCGTGTTGTTCCTGTGTGAGGCCCCTTTCTGCTGCCAGTTCATCGAGTTCGCCAACGCCGTGGCCGCCAGGGCCGACCGGCTGCGGGCCTGGCAGAAAGCAGCTTTCTACTGCGG CATGGCCGTGTTCCCCGTCATACTCAGCCTGACGCTGACCACGCTCCTGGGCAATGCCATCGCCTTCGCCACCGGCGTGCTCTACGGAATGTCGGCCCTGGGAAAGAA GGGAGATGCCATCTCCTACGCCCGCATccaccagcagcagaagcagatgGATGAAGAGAAGCTGACGGGAAGCCTGGAGGGACAGGCTCTCTGA